One window of Quercus robur chromosome 5, dhQueRobu3.1, whole genome shotgun sequence genomic DNA carries:
- the LOC126727198 gene encoding protein NDR1-like, producing the protein MCEAKNFYIWLLQILALLGILALCLWLILRPKAPNYTIVDITIPPGSLASSEGQNATIYYDLEIENPNKDSSVYYDDILFTFFYGQDTVGQKTIPSFHQGRSKTRQVVDYLEVKPSVWKSFHNAISNGKAELKASLLTKVRYKTWGQRSKHHKLDLVGKLPIGSDGKISGKKKKIKLRHSSKKWRKYKA; encoded by the coding sequence ATGTGTGAAGCCAAGAACTTCTATATATGGCTGCTCCAAATTCTAGCACTCTTGGGTATCCTAGCCTTGTGTCTATGGCTAATCTTACGTCCCAAAGCTCCCAACTATACCATTGTTGACATCACCATCCCACCAGGCTCATTAGCCAGTAGTGAGGGTCAAAATGCCACCATCTACTATGACcttgaaattgaaaatccaaacAAAGACTCAAGCGTATATTATGATGACATtttgttcacttttttttatgGTCAGGATACAGTAGGACAGAAAACAATACCTTCTTTCCATCAGGGAAGAAGTAAAACTCGTCAAGTAGTTGATTATTTGGAGGTCAAACCGAGTGTTTGGAAATCTTTTCACAATGCAATATCAAATGGAAAAGCCGAGTTGAAGGCGAGCTTATTAACTAAAGTTCGATATAAGACTTGGGGACAGAGGAGTAAGCATCATAAATTAGATTTGGTAGGTAAACTACCAATTGGCTCGGATGGGAAGATTTCAggtaagaagaaaaagattaagCTACGCCATTCTTCCAAGAAATGGAGAAAGTATAAAGCTTGA
- the LOC126727199 gene encoding probable UDP-3-O-acylglucosamine N-acyltransferase 2, mitochondrial isoform X1 — protein MALTVKKLAMSHLVSLNKMDCIRALSPWTNGTIRCSFSVGAGQTGSGDSSDTSEDGAGVRYQEFQRWHNGGGTFHKSACIDPTALIEMGAIVHPKSVVGAYVHIGSGTVIGPSVTIGQLTKIGYNVVLTNCTVGDSCVIHNGVCIGQDGFGFFVDENGNMLKKPQMLNARIGNNVEIGANTCIDRGSWRDTVIGDHSKIDNLVQIGHNVVIGRSCMLCGQVGIAGSVTIGDYVTLGGRVAVRDHVSIVSKVRLAAISCVTKDIKEPGDYGGFPAVPIREWRRQVATQFQTSKKRVP, from the exons ATGGCACTCACTGTTAAAAAATTAGCAATGTCTCACCTCGTGTCCTTGAACAAAATGGACTGTATCCGTGCTTTATCTCCGTGGACTAATGGCACTATTCGTTGCAGCTTCTCTGTTGGCGCTGGCCAAACTGGGTCTGGTGATTCCTCTGATACTTCTG AGGATGGTGCTGGAGTACGTTACCAAGAGTTTCAAAGATGGCATAATGGAGGTGGAACTTTCCACAAGTCGGCTTGCATTGACCCAACAGCACTAATAGAGATGGGTGCCATAGTTCATCCAAAATCTGTTGTTGGTGCATATGTACATATTGGATCAGGAACTGTTATTGGACCTTCTGTTACAATCGGCCAATTGACAAAAATAGG GTATAATGTTGTACTCACTAATTGCACTGTAGGTGATTCGTGTGTAATCCACAATGGAGTTTGCATTGGTCAAGATG ggtttgggttttttgtggatGAGAATGGGAACATGTTGAAGAAGCCTCAG ATGCTGAATGCTAGGATAGGGAACAATGTGGAGATTGGTGCAAATACATGCATTGACAGGGGGAG TTGGAGAGATACAGTAATTGGGGATCACTCAAAGATAGATAATTTAGTTCAG ATTGGTCATAATGTAGTTATTGGGAGAAGTTGTATGCTTTGTGGACAAGTTGGGATTGCGGGTTCAGTGAC GATAGGAGACTACGTAACTTTGGGGGGAAGGGTAGCTGTTCGGGATCATGTTTCCATTGTATCAAAg GTCCGGCTTGCTGCTATTAGCTGTGTCACCAAGGATATCAAAGAACCTGGAGATTATGGTGGCTTCCCAGCT GTTCCAATTCGTGAGTGGCGAAGACAAGTTGCTACCCAATTCCAGACTTCAAAGAAAAGGGTTCCTTAA
- the LOC126728743 gene encoding protein NDR1-like, which translates to MSDLEETSKSQPILPQTSNSQVSIFLFLLEVVILLTSIAVVIWLILAPKSPIYIITNVHIPALHGRNSTSHVYVSSLVAMNSTSNHTRDPSILLDLIFSNPNKRVGIYYKDIYITLFHGDAHIGSKLLPGFYQGYKNATTYEVLVEANKQFWKEITNGTIDLRVCLENAVKYKIFVSKTKHHQIYTEAYVPVGSNGRMLGKKNIKLHHISNQIKN; encoded by the coding sequence ATGTCTGATCTCGAAGAAACTTCGAAATCTCAACCTATTCTCCCACAAACCTCTAACAGTCAagtttctatatttttatttctacttGAGGTTGTAATCTTGTTAACATCGATCGCGGTGGTAATATGGCTGATTCTAGCTCCAAAGAGTCCCATTTACATAATCACCAATGTCCACATTCCGGCCTTGCATGGTAGGAATTCCACATCACATGTCTACGTTTCCTCCTTGGTTGCTATGAATTCTACTTCAAATCACACAAGGGATCCCTCTATTCTCTTGGATTTGATATTCTCAAACCCCAACAAAAGGGTGGGCATCTACTACAAGGACATCTACATTACCTTATTTCATGGTGATGCTCATATTGGCTCCAAGTTATTGCCTGGCTTCTACCAAGGCTACAAGAATGCGACGACATATGAAGTGCTAGTGGAAGCTAACAAACAGTTCTGGAAAGAAATTACAAATGGGACAATAGATTTGAGAGTTTGCTTGGAAAATGCTGTTAAATACAAGATATTCGTGTCCAAGACAAAGCATCATCAGATATATACTGAAGCTTATGTGCCAGTTGGTTCAAATGGGAGGATGTTAGGAAAGAAGAATATAAAGCTACACCACATATCCAATCagataaaaaattga
- the LOC126727199 gene encoding probable UDP-3-O-acylglucosamine N-acyltransferase 2, mitochondrial isoform X2 — translation MALTVKKLAMSHLVSLNKMDCIRALSPWTNGTIRCSFSVGAGQTGSGDSSDTSEDGAGVRYQEFQRWHNGGGTFHKSACIDPTALIEMGAIVHPKSVVGAYVHIGSGTVIGPSVTIGQLTKIGYNVVLTNCTVGDSCVIHNGVCIGQDGFGFFVDENGNMLKKPQMLNARIGNNVEIGANTCIDRGSWRDTVIGDHSKIDNLVQIGHNVVIGRSCMLCGQVGIAGSVTIGDYVTLGGRVAVRDHVSIVSKERRLFNFDLALELSHPSCGLLVFYSLFCTRLNSEVNS, via the exons ATGGCACTCACTGTTAAAAAATTAGCAATGTCTCACCTCGTGTCCTTGAACAAAATGGACTGTATCCGTGCTTTATCTCCGTGGACTAATGGCACTATTCGTTGCAGCTTCTCTGTTGGCGCTGGCCAAACTGGGTCTGGTGATTCCTCTGATACTTCTG AGGATGGTGCTGGAGTACGTTACCAAGAGTTTCAAAGATGGCATAATGGAGGTGGAACTTTCCACAAGTCGGCTTGCATTGACCCAACAGCACTAATAGAGATGGGTGCCATAGTTCATCCAAAATCTGTTGTTGGTGCATATGTACATATTGGATCAGGAACTGTTATTGGACCTTCTGTTACAATCGGCCAATTGACAAAAATAGG GTATAATGTTGTACTCACTAATTGCACTGTAGGTGATTCGTGTGTAATCCACAATGGAGTTTGCATTGGTCAAGATG ggtttgggttttttgtggatGAGAATGGGAACATGTTGAAGAAGCCTCAG ATGCTGAATGCTAGGATAGGGAACAATGTGGAGATTGGTGCAAATACATGCATTGACAGGGGGAG TTGGAGAGATACAGTAATTGGGGATCACTCAAAGATAGATAATTTAGTTCAG ATTGGTCATAATGTAGTTATTGGGAGAAGTTGTATGCTTTGTGGACAAGTTGGGATTGCGGGTTCAGTGAC GATAGGAGACTACGTAACTTTGGGGGGAAGGGTAGCTGTTCGGGATCATGTTTCCATTGTATCAAAg GAGAGGAGACTATTTAACTTTGATCTGGCTTTAGAACTTTCACATCCAAGCTGTGGTTTACTAGTTTTTTACTCCCTTTTCTGCACTCGTTTGAACTCTGAAGTGAATTCATAA
- the LOC126728745 gene encoding uncharacterized protein LOC126728745, whose product MSLLCWNCRGFGNPETEQELGDLIRAQDPAIVFLAETWLTKARLEEIRARYKFGGMIEVSRETRGGGVVIFWKKEFDFSVDTFSPNHIDAIVNQGNDDAWRFIGFYGEPDTNNHHISWATLRRFKARHSLPWICAGDFNEITRAHEKLGGRLCPFRQMQDFRDVLDECGFKDLGYVGGKYTWCNRQREGYTIWERIDRAVATIDWIEKFPDTKIVHLECGTSDHKPIMIFPTGIPKKIQRPWRFEQMWIEEEGCHASMEAAWRELAHGSSMDKWKSN is encoded by the coding sequence ATGAGTCTCTTATGTTGGAACTGTCGAGGGTTTGGGAACCCAGAGACAGAGCAGGAGCTTGGTGATTTAATCCGGGCACAAGATCCCGCAATCGTGTTCTTGGCTGAGACATGGCTGACTAAAGCTAGGCTAGAGGAAATTCGGGCACGATATAAGTTTGGAGGTATGATTGAAGTTTCTAGAGAGACAAGAGGAGGTGGGGtggtaattttttggaaaaaagaatttgacTTCTCAGTGGATACTTTCTCTCCCAATCATATTGATGCTATTGTAAATCAAGGCAATGATGATGCATGGAGGTTTATAGGCTTCTACGGAGAACCAGATACAAATAATCACCATATTTCATGGGCAACTTTACGAAGATTTAAAGCTAGGCACTCTTTGCCTTGGATTTGCGCAGGCgatttcaatgaaattacaAGAGCTCATGAAAAATTGGGAGGGAGGTTATGTCCATTCAGGCAGATGCAAGATTTTAGAGATGTGTTGGATGAATGTGGCTTTAAAGACTTGGGGTACGTGGGAGGAAAATATACATGGTGCAACAGACAAAGGGAAGGATACACAATTTGGGAGAGGATTGATAGGGCGGTGGCAACAATCGATTGGATTGAAAAATTCCCAGATACAAAAATTGTGCACTTGGAGTGTGGGACTTCTGACCATAAGCCGATTATGATATTCCCAACAGGCATACCAAAGAAAATTCAAAGGCCATGGAGGTTTGAGCAAATGTGGATCGAGGAGGAAGGGTGCCATGCATCAATGGAGGCGGCTTGGAGAGAACTAGCCCATGGGAGTTCGATGGACAAGTggaaatcaaattaa